From the genome of Leptodactylus fuscus isolate aLepFus1 chromosome 1, aLepFus1.hap2, whole genome shotgun sequence, one region includes:
- the BSG gene encoding basigin isoform X2, producing MKVFGLLSAAVLLVLSGERAAGSAGFIKSPLSEVRLTGESVALHCEAIGRPMPEIQWWFEADYSNESFSQLWDGAREDRVQMNATYVFHAASTLNLFSLNPEDSGTYECRASNDPDRNHLTKSPRIKWIRSQANVIVLDHPRIKTSSPDGLDGEILMCNLTDPSFQISGHQWLKGLKLVHEDKEDSQITTYNITEVNAESSGQYTCKYLTTILELSGVINVTVPPHVLAYKKSEHGNEGDTGVLTCKSGSFPPVEQWMWYKSSDDGILEPIVNGTEERYLIKSTGNKTELRIHQLDIEKDQGEYICNGSNVLGITGATVALRVRSRLAALWPFLGIVAEVLILVAIIFIYEKRRKPDEAPEDEDGGSAPLKSNAGANHENVRQRNSS from the exons ATGAAGGTGTTCGGACTCTTATCCGCCGCGGTGCTGCTGGTACTGAGCGGGGAAAGGGCCGCCGGCTCAG CCGGGTTCATTAAATCTCCACTCTCAGAGGTCAGACTAACTGGAGAGTCTGTGGCGCTACACTGTGAGGCCATCGGCCGCCCAATGCCAGAGATACAGTGGTGGTTTGAGGCAGACTATAGCAATGAGAGCTTTTCTCAGCTGTGGGATGGAGCACGAGAAGATCGTGTACAGATGAATGCAACCTATGTCTTCCATGCTGCAAGTACACTCAATCTCTTCAGTCTGAACCCCGAAGATTCTGGGACTTATGAGTGCCGTGCCAGCAACGATCCGGATCGCAACCATTTGACAAAGAGTCCTCGCATCAAGTGGATTCGTTCACAGGCCAATGTTATTGTCTTAGACC atccTCGCATTAAAACAAGCTCCCCAGATGGGCTTGATGGAGAAATATTAATGTGCAATCTGACAGACCCGTCTTTTCAAATTTCTGGGCACCAGTGGCTTAAGGGGCTTAAGCTTGTCCATGAAGACAAAGAGGATTCTCAGATTACAACCTATAA CATTACTGAGGTGAACGCAGAAAGCTCTGGACAATATACTTGCAAGTACTTGACAACTATTCTTGAGCTTAGTGGAGTGATCAATGTGACAG tTCCACCCCATGTTTTGGCTTACAAGAAATCGGAGCATGGCAATGAGGGAGACACAGGAGTTCTGACTTGTAAGAGCGGCTCTTTCCCTCCCGTGGAGCAATGGATGTGGTACAAGTCATCAGATGATGGCATTCTGGAG cctataGTGAATGGAACAGAAGAACGCTACTTGATAAAGTCCACTGGAAATAAGACTGAGCTTCGCATTCACCAACTAGACATTGAAAAAGATCAAGGAGAGTATATCTGCAATGGATCCAACGTGCTGGGCATCACAGGAGCCACAGTTGCCCTTCGTGTACGCAGTCGTCTTGCTGCACTTTGGCCTTTCCTTGGTATTGTAGCAGAGGTTCTGATTCTAGTTGCAATTATCTTTATCTATGAGAAGAGGAGAAAGCCTGATGAGGCTCCTGAAG ATGAAGATGGTGGATCCGCACCTCT GAAAAGCAATGCTGGCGCAAACCACGAGAATGTGCGGCAGAGAAATTCAAGCTGA
- the BSG gene encoding basigin isoform X1 — MKVFGLLSAAVLLVLSGERAAGSAGFIKSPLSEVRLTGESVALHCEAIGRPMPEIQWWFEADYSNESFSQLWDGAREDRVQMNATYVFHAASTLNLFSLNPEDSGTYECRASNDPDRNHLTKSPRIKWIRSQANVIVLDHPRIKTSSPDGLDGEILMCNLTDPSFQISGHQWLKGLKLVHEDKEDSQITTYNITEVNAESSGQYTCKYLTTILELSGVINVTVPPHVLAYKKSEHGNEGDTGVLTCKSGSFPPVEQWMWYKSSDDGILEPIVNGTEERYLIKSTGNKTELRIHQLDIEKDQGEYICNGSNVLGITGATVALRVRSRLAALWPFLGIVAEVLILVAIIFIYEKRRKPDEAPEGRGNSFDEDGGSAPLKSNAGANHENVRQRNSS; from the exons ATGAAGGTGTTCGGACTCTTATCCGCCGCGGTGCTGCTGGTACTGAGCGGGGAAAGGGCCGCCGGCTCAG CCGGGTTCATTAAATCTCCACTCTCAGAGGTCAGACTAACTGGAGAGTCTGTGGCGCTACACTGTGAGGCCATCGGCCGCCCAATGCCAGAGATACAGTGGTGGTTTGAGGCAGACTATAGCAATGAGAGCTTTTCTCAGCTGTGGGATGGAGCACGAGAAGATCGTGTACAGATGAATGCAACCTATGTCTTCCATGCTGCAAGTACACTCAATCTCTTCAGTCTGAACCCCGAAGATTCTGGGACTTATGAGTGCCGTGCCAGCAACGATCCGGATCGCAACCATTTGACAAAGAGTCCTCGCATCAAGTGGATTCGTTCACAGGCCAATGTTATTGTCTTAGACC atccTCGCATTAAAACAAGCTCCCCAGATGGGCTTGATGGAGAAATATTAATGTGCAATCTGACAGACCCGTCTTTTCAAATTTCTGGGCACCAGTGGCTTAAGGGGCTTAAGCTTGTCCATGAAGACAAAGAGGATTCTCAGATTACAACCTATAA CATTACTGAGGTGAACGCAGAAAGCTCTGGACAATATACTTGCAAGTACTTGACAACTATTCTTGAGCTTAGTGGAGTGATCAATGTGACAG tTCCACCCCATGTTTTGGCTTACAAGAAATCGGAGCATGGCAATGAGGGAGACACAGGAGTTCTGACTTGTAAGAGCGGCTCTTTCCCTCCCGTGGAGCAATGGATGTGGTACAAGTCATCAGATGATGGCATTCTGGAG cctataGTGAATGGAACAGAAGAACGCTACTTGATAAAGTCCACTGGAAATAAGACTGAGCTTCGCATTCACCAACTAGACATTGAAAAAGATCAAGGAGAGTATATCTGCAATGGATCCAACGTGCTGGGCATCACAGGAGCCACAGTTGCCCTTCGTGTACGCAGTCGTCTTGCTGCACTTTGGCCTTTCCTTGGTATTGTAGCAGAGGTTCTGATTCTAGTTGCAATTATCTTTATCTATGAGAAGAGGAGAAAGCCTGATGAGGCTCCTGAAG GAAGGGGGAACTCTTTTG ATGAAGATGGTGGATCCGCACCTCT GAAAAGCAATGCTGGCGCAAACCACGAGAATGTGCGGCAGAGAAATTCAAGCTGA